In Candidatus Sulfurimonas marisnigri, a single genomic region encodes these proteins:
- the lepB gene encoding signal peptidase I — MKEILHKTYRFSNSWTGTIIIVLFVIFFIAQAFRIPSGSMKDSLLIGDHLFAKKFAYGISMPHIPFLEMSIMPWSDKLRLMDGDKPKRGDIVIFRPPNNTKQHFVKRCVATPGDELFLHEKNLFIHFSEGDEWIKENFKGFEIVVFAGRLWVKNPYRKQHPGIHNDTKIVDNGKYHSQLFNFAPIKIEEDNYFMMGDNRDHSNDSRFWGAVPYDNIEGTPWFIYFSVDEHWEIRWDRIGKTPTDLESPEHLEKAIAERIKKDKDDHGIY, encoded by the coding sequence ATGAAGGAGATTTTGCACAAAACTTATAGATTCTCAAACTCATGGACAGGAACTATAATCATAGTTTTATTTGTAATATTTTTTATAGCTCAAGCATTTAGAATTCCTAGTGGTTCAATGAAAGACTCACTTCTTATTGGTGACCACCTTTTTGCCAAAAAATTCGCCTACGGTATCTCCATGCCTCATATACCATTCTTGGAAATGTCCATTATGCCGTGGAGTGACAAGCTTCGCCTGATGGACGGAGACAAGCCAAAAAGAGGCGATATAGTGATTTTCAGACCGCCAAACAACACTAAACAGCATTTTGTAAAGAGATGTGTTGCAACTCCTGGTGATGAGCTGTTTTTACATGAGAAAAATTTATTTATTCATTTCAGTGAAGGTGATGAGTGGATAAAAGAGAATTTTAAAGGCTTTGAGATAGTAGTATTTGCAGGAAGACTGTGGGTTAAAAATCCTTACAGAAAACAACATCCTGGTATTCATAATGACACTAAAATAGTTGATAATGGTAAATATCATTCTCAGCTGTTTAACTTTGCACCTATTAAAATTGAAGAAGATAACTACTTTATGATGGGTGATAATCGTGACCATTCTAATGACAGCCGTTTTTGGGGAGCAGTGCCTTATGATAACATTGAAGGAACTCCTTGGTTTATCTACTTCAGCGTTGATGAACATTGGGAAATCAGATGGGATAGAATCGGTAAAACTCCTACAGACTTGGAATCACCTGAACACTTAGAAAAAGCAATAGCAGAACGAATAAAAAAAGACAAAGATGACCATGGAATCTATTGA
- the folD gene encoding bifunctional methylenetetrahydrofolate dehydrogenase/methenyltetrahydrofolate cyclohydrolase FolD — protein MQLLDGKALSTKIETIVLSGVKEFKKISGSVPGLAVVLVGHDPASAAYVSMKKKACDRVGFYSVTHEMPEDISQEAIENTITMMNNNPNIDGILIQLPLPPQIDTTKILELVDPSKDVDGFHPYNVGRLTTGLDGFVPCTPLGVMELLAEYNIDIKGKNCVVVGASNIVGKPMAALLLNADATVEICHIFTDDLKKHTLNADILLVGVGVINLIKEDMVKQDAIIIDIGINRADNGKLVGDVDFENVSKKCSYITPVPGGVGPMTIAMLLSNTLKAANANALRRV, from the coding sequence ATGCAACTTCTCGATGGTAAAGCACTTTCAACAAAGATAGAAACTATTGTACTTAGTGGCGTAAAAGAGTTTAAAAAAATTTCTGGCTCAGTTCCAGGATTAGCCGTAGTACTAGTAGGCCATGACCCTGCTAGTGCTGCTTATGTTAGCATGAAAAAAAAGGCGTGTGATAGAGTTGGCTTTTATTCTGTTACGCATGAAATGCCAGAAGATATTTCTCAAGAAGCAATAGAAAATACAATTACAATGATGAATAACAATCCAAATATTGATGGGATATTAATTCAACTTCCGCTTCCTCCTCAAATTGATACAACAAAAATACTTGAATTAGTAGATCCAAGTAAGGATGTAGATGGTTTTCACCCATATAATGTCGGTCGTTTAACAACTGGACTTGATGGATTTGTTCCATGTACTCCACTTGGAGTTATGGAACTTTTAGCAGAGTACAATATTGATATTAAGGGGAAAAACTGCGTTGTAGTAGGCGCTTCTAATATAGTAGGAAAACCTATGGCTGCCCTACTTTTAAATGCTGATGCAACTGTTGAAATCTGCCATATATTTACTGATGATTTGAAAAAACATACACTAAATGCTGATATTCTTTTAGTTGGTGTCGGTGTAATAAATCTTATAAAAGAAGATATGGTAAAGCAAGATGCAATAATAATTGATATTGGAATAAACAGAGCTGATAATGGAAAACTTGTTGGTGATGTTGACTTTGAAAATGTTAGCAAAAAATGCTCTTACATAACTCCAGTTCCAGGTGGAGTTGGTCCTATGACAATAGCTATGCTACTTAGCAATACTCTAAAAGCTGCAAATGCCAATGCGCTTAGGAGAGTATAG
- a CDS encoding c-type cytochrome yields the protein MRYILFLLMPFYLFAKSSFITPMEYASSLYKNPRGIGCHLCHGESGEGRLVATYMDKKIKKSFSGNAINSLDFGKFHKALNERKNGMPRYFLTKKEIQALYFYLQEKKKKSSSNEK from the coding sequence ATGAGATACATATTATTTTTATTAATGCCATTTTACCTATTTGCAAAATCTAGCTTTATTACACCTATGGAATACGCATCATCACTCTATAAAAACCCAAGAGGAATAGGTTGTCATTTGTGCCATGGGGAGAGTGGAGAAGGTAGGCTTGTTGCTACTTATATGGATAAGAAAATAAAAAAAAGCTTTAGCGGCAATGCAATAAACAGTCTTGATTTTGGCAAATTTCACAAGGCATTAAATGAAAGAAAAAATGGTATGCCTAGATACTTTTTGACAAAAAAAGAGATTCAAGCACTCTATTTCTACCTCCAAGAAAAAAAGAAAAAAAGCAGTTCAAATGAAAAATGA
- a CDS encoding HpcH/HpaI aldolase/citrate lyase family protein codes for MKNELLLEIQTAYKNRDLQALDALAKPKYRNINKHNDFRSALMLSCNNIKHLSKIEDLEADCIMLNLEDGVSKEEKPFALVLCAIFLSHLPTCNKKLVVRVNPLDETGYEEITYLNQFMPDAIRVPKVNTPQEVERVSALVNDEIELHLSIETASAWHNLSSLRVNEKVTTFYFGILDLFADIKLSHNLVNRDNPTMLYMLSHFFISCKTMGIKPVSFVYQEFKNLIEFDKWLELEKSIGYDAKGCISPEQVLHVNKMFVNEVKEIQRAQVIIKLFEMHKEQGITGFVDEEYGFIDEPIYKGALALLEKK; via the coding sequence ATGAAAAATGAATTATTATTAGAGATACAAACAGCTTATAAAAATAGAGATTTACAGGCTCTTGATGCTCTTGCAAAACCTAAATACAGAAATATAAACAAACATAATGATTTTCGTTCAGCATTAATGTTGTCGTGCAATAATATAAAGCATTTAAGCAAAATAGAAGATTTAGAAGCAGACTGTATTATGCTTAATTTAGAAGATGGCGTAAGCAAAGAAGAGAAACCTTTTGCATTAGTATTATGTGCCATATTTTTATCACACTTGCCTACATGTAATAAAAAACTTGTAGTAAGGGTAAACCCTCTTGATGAAACTGGATATGAAGAGATAACATACTTAAATCAATTTATGCCTGATGCCATAAGAGTTCCTAAAGTTAATACGCCACAGGAAGTGGAACGGGTAAGTGCTCTTGTAAATGACGAGATTGAGCTTCACCTATCTATCGAAACTGCGTCAGCTTGGCACAACTTATCTTCCCTAAGAGTTAATGAGAAAGTAACAACATTTTATTTTGGTATTTTAGACCTGTTTGCAGATATAAAGCTATCTCACAATCTTGTAAATAGAGATAATCCAACAATGCTATACATGTTATCTCATTTTTTTATCTCTTGTAAAACAATGGGCATAAAACCTGTCTCTTTTGTTTATCAGGAGTTTAAAAATTTAATAGAGTTCGATAAATGGCTAGAGCTCGAAAAGAGTATCGGTTATGACGCAAAAGGGTGTATATCTCCAGAGCAGGTATTACATGTGAACAAAATGTTTGTAAATGAAGTTAAAGAGATTCAAAGGGCACAAGTAATTATAAAGCTTTTTGAAATGCATAAAGAGCAGGGTATAACAGGCTTTGTAGATGAGGAGTATGGTTTTATAGATGAGCCAATCTATAAGGGAGCTTTAGCTCTACTTGAGAAAAAATGA
- a CDS encoding energy transducer TonB family protein produces the protein MNRSSFALFVALLIHFLLILLFWLLGSITPEVKKPIKEKEEQRMKVSLKEMPKKFKDAGVTKKIIKPSNIAPPMPKGKQLKEIVKFIKQQPILYDQKKIQEQPEIKKQPINLPKEEPEVEEKPINKTEPLPPKEKHVVLESKKEPVKEEKKDPLAWMYEDKSSQEIKKKKTVAQSSSSIDQNIKELYGEEFGKLTPGQQQYIIDNQEIMRRITQQVLTRVASVNLPRDMNVNRSNIIEFYLHPNGDISDFRFLQKSGYFVLDNTTKETIDYAYSKYPRPSEKTLIRYNVFYNLARY, from the coding sequence TTGAATCGCTCATCTTTTGCCCTTTTTGTGGCACTCTTAATTCACTTTTTACTTATCTTGCTCTTTTGGCTACTTGGTAGCATAACGCCTGAAGTAAAAAAACCAATAAAAGAAAAAGAGGAACAAAGGATGAAAGTATCTCTAAAAGAGATGCCTAAAAAGTTTAAAGATGCAGGAGTTACAAAAAAAATAATAAAACCATCTAATATAGCTCCACCTATGCCAAAAGGAAAACAACTTAAAGAGATTGTTAAGTTTATAAAGCAGCAGCCAATCTTATATGATCAAAAAAAGATACAAGAGCAACCAGAAATAAAAAAACAGCCAATAAATCTCCCAAAGGAAGAGCCCGAAGTAGAAGAAAAACCAATTAACAAAACAGAGCCTCTGCCACCAAAAGAGAAGCATGTAGTCTTAGAGTCTAAAAAAGAGCCGGTAAAAGAAGAAAAAAAAGACCCTCTTGCCTGGATGTATGAAGACAAATCATCACAAGAGATAAAGAAGAAAAAAACTGTTGCTCAAAGCAGTAGTAGCATAGACCAAAATATAAAAGAGCTTTACGGCGAGGAGTTTGGAAAACTTACTCCAGGTCAACAACAATACATAATAGATAATCAGGAGATTATGAGAAGGATAACTCAGCAGGTCTTAACCAGAGTTGCAAGTGTAAATTTACCAAGAGATATGAATGTTAATAGAAGTAATATTATAGAGTTTTATCTTCATCCAAATGGTGATATAAGTGATTTTAGATTTTTACAAAAAAGCGGATATTTCGTACTTGACAACACTACAAAAGAGACTATTGACTACGCATACAGCAAATACCCAAGACCGAGTGAAAAAACATTGATTAGATACAACGTTTTTTATAATTTAGCTAGATATTAA